TGGACTCGACGCGGCCCCCGCCACGGTGCCGAGGTCCTCGTCGGGCCCCGGGTGGCTGGCCGGCTCGCCGGTCGTGCTGTCGAACGTGGATGTGTATCAGCTCGCGCTCCGGGGCCGGATCGACGTGATGCTGCTCGGCGCGGTCCAGGTCGACGCCCGGGGGCGCGTGAACTCGACCGTCATCGGGCCGTTCGATCATCCCAAGGTCCGGCTGCCCGGCGGCGGGGGAGCGGCCGTGCTCTTCCAGGTGGTCAAGCGCATCGTCGTCTACCGCACGCGTCACGACGCGCGCTCCCTCGTCCCCGCCGTCGACTTCGTCACGGCCGTGGGCAACCTCGAGCGGGTCGTCACCCCACTCGCCGTCTTCCGCCAGACGCCGGATGGCCTTCGGCTCGAGGGCCTCATGCCGGGCGTGACGCTCGACGAGGTCCGCCGTCAGACGGGCTTCCCGGTGGTGCCGGCCCCGGACTGGGCCCCTGTGCCGCCCCCCACT
The genomic region above belongs to Candidatus Methylomirabilota bacterium and contains:
- a CDS encoding CoA-transferase; the encoded protein is MTIALARCLRDGEVACHGVNSILASLALLLARRLHAPALRHVAIGGGLDAAPATVPRSSSGPGWLAGSPVVLSNVDVYQLALRGRIDVMLLGAVQVDARGRVNSTVIGPFDHPKVRLPGGGGAAVLFQVVKRIVVYRTRHDARSLVPAVDFVTAVGNLERVVTPLAVFRQTPDGLRLEGLMPGVTLDEVRRQTGFPVVPAPDWAPVPPPTPDELTELEALDPHRLRDLDFQ